AAGGTTGCAGAGGAACGTGGCATCCCAACCACCGAGGCAGTCATTACCCCGGAAATGCTTGACGAGTAAATGTCCGAGGGTGTGTGCGCTTCGCCGCGGGGAATAGTAAGCTGAGAGGTGCTTGACCACTGCTGAATGTGGTCCCATACGTTAGGCGTGTGGGCAGAAGGTATAACCGAGGTGTCTTCGGGCACATCAGGAGGACATAGTGACCATTCGCGTTGGCATTAACGGCTTTGGCCGTATTGGACGCAACTTCTACCGCGCAATCAAGGTTCAGGGTGCGGACATCGAGGTCGTAGCGGTAAACGACCTTACTGACCCCAAGACCTTGGCACACTTGCTCAAGCACGACTCCGTGCTGGGCAACTTTGATGCAGCCGTCTCACACACCGATGATTCGATCGTTGTTGACGACCACGCAATCAAGGTTTACGCAGAGCGTGATCCTAAGAACATCCCGTGGGGCGACAACGATGTTGACATCGTCATCGAGTCCACAGGCTTCTTCACCGATGCAGAGAAGGCCAAGGCACACATTGAAGGTGGCGCCAAGAAGGTCATCATCTCCGCACCCGGCAAGAACGTTGACGGCACGTTCGTCATGGGTGTGAATGAGAAGGATTACAACCCGGAGACCGACAACATCATCTCCAACGCGTCCTGCACCACTAACTGCCTGGCTCCGTTGGCCAAGGTACTCAACGATGCCTTCGGCATCGAGCGGGGCCTCATGACCACGATCCACGCTTACACGGGCGACCAGCGCCTGCTTGACGCCCCTCACTCGGACCTGCGTCGTGCACGTGCAGCTGCGCTGAACATCGTTCCCACCTCGACCGGTGCTGCCAAGGCTGTCGCCCTGGTTCTGCCGGAACTGGCGGGCAAGATGGATGGTTACGCCCTGCGTGTTCCAGTGCCCACAGGCTCTGTTACCGACCTGTCCTTCGTTTCTGCCAAGCCTGTAACCGTTGACGAAGTCAACGCAGCAGTCAAGGCAGCTTCAGAGACCGATGAGCTCAAGGGCATCTTGGTTTACTCCGAAGAGCCGCTGGTGTCCAAGGACATCGAGGGCGATCCTGCCTCCTCGATCTTCGACTCGGGCCTGACCAAGGTCATCGACAACGAAGTCAAGGTTGTTTCCTGGTACGACAATGAGTGGGGCTACTCGAACCGCCTCGTCGACCTCACCGCTTACGTGGGCGACCGCCTCTAAGCAACGGGTTCATTCATGGAGTGCCCGCGCATGCGCTAGGCATGCGCGGGCACTTCGTGTTCGGCTCTAGAAAACCAAACTAAGACTTTCAATAGGAGGCACTCAGTGCTGAGGACCATTGATTCCCTGGGGGACTTGAGCGGCAAGACCGTCCTCGTCCGTTCCGACTTCAACGTTCCGCTCAAGGACGGCGTAATCACCGATGACGGTCGAATCCGCGCCGCACTTCCAACAATCAAACGTCTACTTGACGCTGGTGCGGCAGTCATCGTCGCAGCCCACCTGGGACGACCCGGCGGCAAGGTAAACCCCGACTACTCGCTGGCGCCTGTGGCGACCCGACTCTCGGAGCTTTTGGATCAGCCGGTCATCCTCGCGGAGGACGTGACTGGAGACTCGGCGAAGGCAGTTGCCGCAACTCTTGAACCGGGCCAGGTAGCTCTGCTTGAGAATGTCCGTTTTGATGCGCGCGAAACCTCTAAGGTTGACGCGGAACGTCACGAGTTGGCCGCAGAATACGCAGCCTTGGCTGACGCATTTGTTTCGGATGGTTTCGGTGTTGTTCACCGCAAGCAGGCGTC
This genomic stretch from Schaalia sp. JY-X169 harbors:
- the gap gene encoding type I glyceraldehyde-3-phosphate dehydrogenase, which produces MTIRVGINGFGRIGRNFYRAIKVQGADIEVVAVNDLTDPKTLAHLLKHDSVLGNFDAAVSHTDDSIVVDDHAIKVYAERDPKNIPWGDNDVDIVIESTGFFTDAEKAKAHIEGGAKKVIISAPGKNVDGTFVMGVNEKDYNPETDNIISNASCTTNCLAPLAKVLNDAFGIERGLMTTIHAYTGDQRLLDAPHSDLRRARAAALNIVPTSTGAAKAVALVLPELAGKMDGYALRVPVPTGSVTDLSFVSAKPVTVDEVNAAVKAASETDELKGILVYSEEPLVSKDIEGDPASSIFDSGLTKVIDNEVKVVSWYDNEWGYSNRLVDLTAYVGDRL